The following are encoded in a window of Arthrobacter antioxidans genomic DNA:
- the hrcA gene encoding heat-inducible transcriptional repressor HrcA — translation MSEPRRLEVLRAIVEDYVHSREPVGSKALVDRHRLGVSSATIRNDMAVLEEEGLITAPHTSSGRIPTDKGYRLFVDRISEVKPLSAPEKKAIQTLLEGAEDLDDVMDRTVRLLAQITNQVAVVQFPRVGGASVRHIECVLLAPQQVLVVLIASNGAVQQRIVRTHVDIEESELAELKQRILSAVSGVKLAALPGELGAALSQFPPGLRAHGGTIVRVLEQLAGLGRDDRILLAGTANLARSTGDFPLSIGPVLEALEEQVVMLRLLSEMEYDARGISVRIGSENPYGGLSEASVVATGYGPDAGAKLGILGPTRMDYPTTMAAVRAVARYLSRILEE, via the coding sequence ATGAGTGAACCGCGACGCCTGGAGGTGCTCCGGGCCATCGTCGAGGACTACGTCCATTCCCGGGAGCCCGTCGGGTCCAAGGCCCTGGTGGACCGCCATCGCCTCGGCGTCTCCTCGGCCACCATCCGCAACGACATGGCCGTCCTCGAGGAGGAGGGCCTGATCACCGCGCCGCACACCAGTTCCGGACGCATCCCCACCGACAAGGGCTACCGCCTGTTCGTGGACCGCATCTCCGAGGTGAAACCGTTGTCCGCGCCGGAGAAGAAGGCCATCCAGACCCTCCTGGAGGGTGCCGAGGACCTCGACGACGTGATGGACCGCACCGTGAGGCTGCTCGCGCAGATCACCAACCAGGTGGCCGTCGTCCAGTTCCCCCGCGTCGGTGGCGCGTCCGTGCGGCACATCGAATGCGTGCTGCTGGCCCCGCAGCAGGTCCTCGTCGTCCTGATCGCGTCGAACGGCGCCGTGCAGCAGCGCATCGTGCGGACCCACGTGGACATCGAGGAGTCCGAGCTCGCCGAGCTCAAGCAGCGCATCCTGTCAGCGGTGTCGGGCGTGAAGCTCGCGGCGCTGCCGGGCGAGCTCGGTGCCGCCCTCTCCCAGTTCCCCCCGGGGCTGCGTGCCCACGGGGGTACGATCGTGAGGGTGCTCGAACAGCTTGCCGGGCTCGGGCGGGACGACCGCATCCTGCTTGCCGGGACGGCCAACCTGGCCCGCTCGACGGGGGACTTCCCGCTGAGCATCGGCCCCGTCCTGGAGGCGCTCGAGGAGCAGGTGGTCATGCTGCGGCTGCTCTCGGAGATGGAATACGACGCGCGCGGCATCTCGGTGCGGATCGGGAGCGAGAATCCCTACGGAGGGCTGTCGGAGGCCTCCGTGGTGGCAACAGGGTACGGGCCGGACGCCGGAGCGAAGCTCGGGATCCTCGGCCCCACCCGCAT
- a CDS encoding DUF3097 family protein, producing MDYGWGAHDISAPKRVELADVPVEKDMVLEDVQSGFVGAVVRVEKSGGLHVMVLEDRRGKTRTFRLGHGFLLDGSPVHVVAPVRGAARTADPAATRTASGSVRVQNARARTARASRIWVEGQHDAELVEKVWGDDLRLEGIVVEPLHGVDDLEGAIRDFGPGPQRRLGILVDHLLPGTKEFRIAQQAMTAPGARGNVLIVGHPYVDVWQAVKPAAMGLSAWPVVPRGQDWKTGILAGLGWPHHDQAAVANGWKRILGRVGTYADLEPSLLGRVEEVIDFLTATPGTH from the coding sequence ATGGACTACGGCTGGGGAGCCCACGACATATCGGCTCCGAAGCGGGTGGAACTCGCCGATGTCCCCGTGGAGAAGGACATGGTGCTCGAGGACGTGCAGAGCGGGTTCGTCGGCGCGGTGGTCCGCGTGGAGAAGTCCGGCGGCCTCCACGTGATGGTGCTCGAGGACCGGCGCGGCAAGACGCGGACGTTCCGCCTCGGCCACGGCTTCCTCCTCGACGGCAGCCCTGTCCACGTCGTCGCGCCCGTCCGGGGCGCAGCCCGTACCGCCGACCCTGCCGCCACCCGCACCGCCTCCGGTTCCGTGCGGGTGCAGAACGCGCGGGCGAGGACGGCCCGCGCGAGCAGGATCTGGGTGGAGGGCCAGCACGACGCCGAACTCGTCGAGAAGGTGTGGGGCGACGACCTGCGCCTGGAGGGGATCGTCGTGGAACCGCTGCACGGCGTGGACGACCTCGAAGGCGCGATCCGGGACTTCGGTCCCGGTCCGCAGCGCAGGCTCGGCATCCTCGTGGACCACCTGCTCCCGGGCACGAAGGAGTTCCGGATCGCACAGCAGGCGATGACCGCTCCCGGGGCCCGCGGCAACGTGCTGATCGTCGGCCACCCGTACGTGGACGTCTGGCAGGCCGTGAAGCCGGCGGCGATGGGCCTGTCGGCCTGGCCGGTGGTCCCCCGCGGCCAGGACTGGAAGACGGGCATCCTGGCCGGCCTCGGCTGGCCCCACCATGACCAGGCCGCCGTGGCCAACGGATGGAAGCGCATCCTGGGCCGGGTCGGCACCTACGCGGATCTGGAGCCGTCGCTGCTCGGCCGGGTCGAGGAAGTGATCGATTTCCTCACCGCCACCCCGGGCACTCACTGA
- a CDS encoding DUF4870 domain-containing protein, whose product MSNTADRQQHGRGESQPPFEGTPANALPLTASEDRQYATLAHFGGILGFIPSLLIFLIFKDRGPFTAQESKEALNFTLPPTILALVAWLLSLMPVIGGVFAVVNALIWLTITVFSVNAGIQVNRGRPYRYPVNLRLIR is encoded by the coding sequence TTGTCCAACACCGCCGACCGACAGCAGCACGGACGGGGCGAGTCGCAGCCCCCGTTCGAAGGCACTCCGGCCAACGCCCTTCCCCTGACGGCGTCCGAGGACCGCCAGTACGCCACCCTGGCCCACTTCGGGGGGATCCTCGGTTTCATCCCGTCCCTGCTGATCTTCCTGATCTTCAAGGACCGCGGTCCCTTCACGGCCCAGGAGTCCAAGGAGGCGCTGAACTTCACGCTGCCTCCCACGATCCTCGCGCTGGTCGCCTGGCTGCTCTCGCTGATGCCCGTCATCGGCGGGGTGTTCGCGGTCGTGAACGCCCTCATCTGGCTGACGATCACCGTCTTCTCGGTGAACGCGGGCATCCAGGTGAACCGCGGACGCCCGTACCGTTACCCCGTGAATCTCCGCCTCATCCGCTGA
- the hemW gene encoding radical SAM family heme chaperone HemW codes for MPSALPLGLPAPEDGVLPSSAAEGALDRDFCLYVHIPFCAVRCGYCDFNTYTATELGGGASQDAYAGSVLAELALGVQALEASGVPPRRLSTVFFGGGTPTLLPAEDLAAILRAARDHWGLAPDAEVTTEANPDSVTPASLRVLRDAGFTRISFGMQSAVPHVLAVLDRTHSPERVPQAVQWAREAGLKVSLDLIYGTPGESLEDWRTSLATALSYGPDHISAYALIIEDGTKLASRIRRGQVPPIDDDDHADKYALADEMLTAGGLHWYEVSNWARTPADACRHNLAYWRGSDWWGAGPGAHSHVGGTRWWNVKHPRPYADALAAGRSPAAGREVLPDGDRYVEDVMLRVRLREGLATDTLTSSGRQAVAGLIADGLVEPAAAFAGRVILTFKGRLLADAVVRRLLPD; via the coding sequence ATGCCTAGCGCGCTGCCGCTCGGCCTGCCGGCGCCGGAGGACGGCGTCCTGCCGTCCTCCGCGGCCGAGGGAGCCCTCGACCGTGACTTCTGCCTCTACGTCCACATCCCGTTCTGCGCCGTCCGGTGCGGCTACTGCGACTTCAACACGTACACGGCCACCGAGCTCGGCGGCGGCGCGTCGCAGGACGCCTACGCCGGTTCGGTCCTCGCCGAGCTCGCCCTCGGGGTACAGGCGCTGGAAGCCTCCGGGGTGCCGCCCCGCCGGCTCTCGACGGTCTTCTTCGGCGGCGGCACGCCCACGCTGCTCCCCGCCGAGGACCTCGCGGCGATCCTGCGGGCCGCCCGCGACCACTGGGGCCTGGCGCCGGACGCCGAGGTGACCACCGAGGCGAACCCGGACTCGGTCACCCCCGCATCGCTGCGCGTCCTCCGGGACGCCGGCTTCACCCGGATCTCCTTCGGCATGCAGTCCGCGGTGCCCCACGTCCTGGCGGTCCTCGACCGCACCCACTCCCCGGAGCGCGTCCCGCAGGCCGTGCAGTGGGCCCGGGAGGCCGGGCTGAAGGTCAGCCTCGACCTGATCTACGGCACCCCGGGGGAGTCACTGGAGGACTGGCGGACATCACTCGCCACCGCGCTGTCCTACGGACCCGACCACATCTCCGCCTACGCCCTCATCATCGAGGACGGGACGAAGCTCGCGTCGCGCATCCGCCGCGGGCAGGTGCCGCCGATCGACGACGACGACCACGCCGACAAGTACGCCCTCGCGGACGAGATGCTCACCGCGGGCGGCCTGCACTGGTACGAGGTGAGCAACTGGGCGCGGACCCCGGCCGATGCCTGCCGGCACAACCTGGCCTACTGGCGGGGCAGCGACTGGTGGGGAGCGGGCCCGGGAGCCCACTCCCATGTCGGCGGGACACGCTGGTGGAACGTGAAGCACCCGCGCCCCTATGCGGATGCCCTGGCGGCGGGCCGTTCCCCGGCGGCCGGACGCGAGGTCCTGCCGGACGGGGACCGCTACGTCGAGGACGTGATGCTGCGGGTGCGCCTGCGGGAGGGTCTCGCGACGGACACCCTGACCTCGTCGGGCCGTCAGGCCGTTGCAGGCCTGATCGCGGACGGACTCGTCGAGCCCGCCGCGGCCTTCGCGGGCCGCGTGATCCTGACCTTCAAGGGTCGGCTGCTCGCGGACGCCGTGGTGCGCCGGCTGCTGCCCGACTGA
- the lepA gene encoding translation elongation factor 4 — translation MSPMARTAPVPAATDPAIIRNFCIIAHIDHGKSTLADRMLQLTGAVEQRDMKAQYLDRMDIERERGITIKSQAVRLPWEVDGTAYALNMIDTPGHVDFTYEVSRSLAACEGAVLLVDAAQGIEAQTLANLYLAMENNLTIIPVLNKIDLPAAQPEKYAAELASLIGGEPEDVLRVSGKTGMGVEVLMDKIVRDLPAPTGNPDAPARAMIFDSVYDTYRGVVTYVRVVDGKLSPRERIQMMSTRASHELLEIGVSSPEPKPSKGLGVGEVGYLITGVKDVRQSKVGDTVTNLAKPAAESLGGYQDPKPMVFSGLYPLDGTDYPVLRDALAKFTLNDAALVYEPETSAALGFGFRVGFLGLLHLEITRERLEREYNLDLISTAPNVEYEVTLEDKQVLKVTNPSEYPVGKISEVREPMVSATILAPSEFVGAIMELCQQRRGVLGGMDYLSEERVEIRYRLPLAEIVFDFFDLLKSKTRGYGSLDWKADGDQVSDLVKVDILLQGEQVDAFSAITHRDKAYAYGVMMTGKLRELIPRQQFEVPIQAAIGARIIARESIRAIRKDVLAKCYGGDITRKRKLLEKQKEGKKRMKMVGRVEVPQEAFIAALSSDESKDKAKK, via the coding sequence GTGTCACCCATGGCCCGCACCGCTCCGGTGCCTGCCGCCACCGATCCGGCGATCATCAGGAATTTCTGCATCATCGCCCACATCGATCACGGGAAGTCCACGCTGGCCGACCGCATGCTGCAGCTCACGGGAGCCGTCGAGCAGCGGGACATGAAGGCGCAGTACCTCGACCGGATGGATATCGAGCGCGAGCGAGGCATCACCATCAAGTCCCAGGCGGTCCGCCTGCCCTGGGAGGTCGACGGCACCGCCTACGCGCTCAACATGATCGACACTCCCGGCCACGTGGACTTCACCTATGAGGTGTCGCGGTCCCTCGCCGCCTGCGAGGGCGCGGTCCTCCTCGTCGACGCGGCGCAGGGCATCGAGGCCCAGACCCTCGCGAACCTCTATCTCGCGATGGAGAACAACCTCACGATCATCCCGGTGCTGAACAAGATCGACCTGCCCGCGGCCCAGCCCGAGAAGTACGCGGCGGAACTGGCGAGCCTGATCGGCGGCGAACCGGAGGACGTGCTGAGGGTGTCCGGGAAGACCGGCATGGGCGTCGAGGTGCTCATGGACAAGATCGTCCGCGACCTGCCCGCGCCCACCGGGAACCCGGATGCACCAGCCCGCGCCATGATCTTCGACTCGGTCTACGACACCTACCGCGGCGTCGTGACCTACGTCCGGGTCGTCGACGGCAAGCTGAGCCCTCGCGAGCGCATCCAGATGATGTCCACGCGGGCCAGCCACGAGCTGCTCGAGATCGGCGTCAGCTCGCCGGAGCCCAAGCCGTCGAAGGGCCTCGGCGTGGGCGAGGTGGGCTACCTCATCACCGGCGTGAAGGACGTCCGCCAGTCCAAGGTCGGCGACACCGTCACCAACCTGGCCAAGCCGGCAGCGGAGTCGCTGGGCGGGTACCAGGACCCGAAGCCCATGGTCTTCTCCGGCCTCTACCCGCTGGACGGCACCGACTACCCCGTGCTGCGCGACGCCCTCGCGAAGTTCACCCTGAACGACGCCGCCCTGGTCTACGAGCCCGAGACGTCGGCCGCGCTGGGCTTCGGCTTCCGCGTCGGCTTCCTCGGTCTCCTGCACCTCGAGATCACCCGCGAGCGCCTCGAGCGCGAGTACAACCTCGACCTCATCTCCACCGCGCCGAACGTCGAGTACGAGGTGACCCTCGAGGACAAGCAGGTGCTGAAGGTGACCAACCCCAGCGAATACCCCGTGGGCAAGATCTCCGAGGTGCGCGAACCCATGGTGTCCGCGACCATCCTCGCGCCGTCGGAATTCGTGGGCGCCATCATGGAGCTCTGCCAGCAGCGCCGCGGCGTCCTCGGCGGCATGGACTACCTGTCCGAGGAGCGCGTGGAGATCCGGTACCGGCTGCCCCTCGCGGAGATCGTCTTCGACTTCTTCGACCTGCTGAAGTCGAAGACCCGCGGGTACGGGTCCCTGGACTGGAAGGCCGACGGCGACCAGGTGTCCGACCTCGTGAAGGTCGACATCCTCCTGCAGGGCGAGCAGGTGGACGCCTTCAGCGCCATCACCCACCGCGACAAGGCCTACGCCTACGGCGTGATGATGACGGGCAAGCTCCGCGAGCTGATCCCGCGCCAGCAGTTCGAGGTGCCCATCCAGGCCGCGATCGGCGCGCGCATCATCGCACGGGAGAGCATCCGCGCGATCCGCAAGGACGTCCTCGCCAAGTGCTACGGCGGTGACATCACACGGAAGCGCAAACTGCTCGAGAAGCAGAAGGAAGGCAAGAAGCGCATGAAGATGGTGGGGCGCGTGGAAGTACCCCAGGAAGCCTTCATCGCCGCCCTGTCCTCCGACGAGTCGAAGGACAAAGCCAAGAAGTGA
- a CDS encoding type II toxin-antitoxin system PemK/MazF family toxin yields MAITLRSFLSLANRVVRAVSSTAPAERTGAPARRRPAGRSGTSPSPSARGGRRTALLAYSPTADGKPDPGEIVWTWVPYEDDPSQGKDRPVLLVGREGGTLLGLMLTSRDRNNAGDHDDRYVDIGTGAWDRQGRPSEVRVDRLLRILPDDIRREGAVLPRPRYERVVAEVPAHLLG; encoded by the coding sequence ATGGCGATCACCCTGCGTTCCTTCCTGTCCCTCGCGAACCGCGTCGTCCGCGCCGTCAGCAGCACCGCGCCCGCCGAACGGACGGGCGCCCCCGCCCGACGTCGGCCGGCCGGACGCTCGGGGACCTCCCCGTCCCCGTCCGCCCGGGGCGGTCGCCGGACGGCCCTGCTCGCGTACTCCCCCACCGCGGACGGCAAGCCCGATCCCGGGGAGATCGTGTGGACCTGGGTGCCGTACGAGGACGACCCGTCGCAGGGGAAGGACCGACCCGTGCTGCTGGTGGGCCGGGAGGGCGGCACCCTGCTCGGCCTGATGCTGACGAGCCGGGACCGCAACAACGCCGGCGACCATGACGACCGTTACGTCGACATCGGGACGGGGGCGTGGGACCGGCAGGGGCGCCCGAGCGAGGTGAGGGTCGACCGCCTGCTCCGCATCCTGCCGGACGACATCAGGAGGGAGGGCGCCGTCCTTCCGCGTCCGCGCTACGAACGGGTTGTCGCGGAGGTCCCCGCGCACCTGCTCGGCTGA
- the rpsT gene encoding 30S ribosomal protein S20, giving the protein MANIKSQKKRILTNEKARQRNNSVKSELKTAIRAVNTAVDGADKDAAATALQAASRKLDKAVTKGVLHKNNAANHKSAISKKVNAL; this is encoded by the coding sequence GTGGCAAATATCAAGTCCCAGAAGAAGCGCATCCTCACCAACGAAAAGGCGAGGCAGCGTAACAACTCGGTCAAATCCGAGCTCAAGACCGCCATCCGCGCCGTGAACACGGCCGTCGATGGCGCGGACAAGGATGCTGCCGCTACGGCGCTGCAGGCGGCCAGCCGCAAGCTCGATAAGGCTGTCACCAAGGGTGTGCTGCACAAGAACAACGCAGCGAACCACAAGTCCGCGATCTCCAAGAAGGTCAACGCGCTCTAA
- the holA gene encoding DNA polymerase III subunit delta — MATRSPAGRTGAAHQQTSSWREVQPAGVVLLAGPEDYLASKAAESIRQQVRTAQPEAELVRFDAGSYEAGHLTMQASPSLFGDWKIIEVAGLAQMSDAFLVDALSYLADPAPDVVLVLRHSGGNRGKKLLDAIKAARATVVDCQPLKKDGEKAEFVTTEFRLARRRIDPDAVRALVAAVGSQLPELAAACQQLMADMTGDVTVETVEKYYGGRVEATGFKVADAALAGRTAQALSMLRHALATGADPVPIVAALAMKVRAVAKVHGVRGSSMQLAKDLGMAPWQVDQARKEAQRFSPDALARCVRALAEADAQVKGESRDPVYAVERAVTVIALGDG, encoded by the coding sequence GTGGCAACCAGATCACCGGCCGGCCGGACCGGCGCCGCCCATCAGCAGACATCCTCCTGGCGCGAGGTGCAACCGGCGGGAGTCGTCCTGCTCGCCGGCCCGGAGGACTATCTCGCATCGAAGGCGGCAGAGTCCATCCGGCAGCAGGTCCGGACGGCGCAGCCCGAAGCCGAGCTGGTCCGTTTCGACGCCGGATCCTACGAAGCGGGCCATCTGACGATGCAGGCGAGCCCGTCACTGTTCGGGGACTGGAAGATCATCGAGGTGGCCGGGCTGGCGCAGATGAGCGACGCCTTCCTGGTCGACGCGCTGTCCTACCTCGCCGACCCGGCACCCGACGTCGTGCTGGTGCTGCGCCACTCGGGCGGCAACCGCGGGAAGAAGCTGCTGGACGCGATCAAGGCCGCCCGGGCCACCGTGGTCGACTGCCAGCCGCTGAAGAAGGACGGCGAGAAGGCCGAATTCGTCACGACCGAGTTCCGCCTCGCGCGCCGGCGCATCGACCCGGATGCCGTCCGGGCCCTCGTCGCCGCCGTCGGATCGCAGCTACCGGAGCTCGCGGCCGCCTGCCAGCAGCTCATGGCCGACATGACCGGTGACGTCACCGTCGAAACGGTGGAGAAGTACTACGGAGGACGCGTCGAGGCGACGGGCTTCAAGGTCGCCGATGCGGCGCTGGCGGGACGCACGGCCCAGGCGCTGTCCATGCTGCGCCACGCCCTGGCCACGGGCGCCGACCCCGTCCCCATCGTCGCCGCCCTCGCGATGAAGGTCCGGGCCGTGGCGAAGGTCCACGGTGTTCGGGGCTCCTCCATGCAGCTGGCCAAGGACCTGGGCATGGCCCCCTGGCAGGTGGACCAGGCGCGGAAGGAAGCGCAGCGCTTCAGCCCCGACGCCCTCGCCCGCTGCGTGCGGGCCCTCGCTGAGGCCGATGCCCAGGTGAAGGGCGAGTCCCGGGACCCCGTCTACGCGGTCGAGCGTGCGGTCACCGTCATCGCGCTCGGAGACGGCTGA
- a CDS encoding ComEC/Rec2 family competence protein yields the protein MSGATLPATTSGGGSGRDRPPGAVPDHAVPNYAVPDHAVPDHALPDHALPDGTASDRAVSERRRPPRWRGDLRLVPSAAAAWIAAAAAVHGGATGATAAGLLAAAAGLVIGCVLLLAPRGRAPTAVVVSVQALAPAAALALVLLAAGGSLARAESGPVDRAVRAGIPFTAILRISGEPTLLPAGASGGGDRYLVDADVIGGVLQGRRFAATTPVVVLASERWGGMGTGDTVRVLGTAKPSDRPGRARAVFLPASAPSVDEAGGWLGYTDRLRTRFRELSLRDGRDGGLLPGMALGDRTGLDPGLGDAMRTTGLTHLTAVSGANCSYVVAFAFLALRLVRAPRLPAALGAVIALVGFVLLVRPEPSVLRAAVMGAIGVAAVLSGRGRVSLTLLMLSVIVLLAADPWLSVSYAFVLSVAATLGLVTAGPRVSETLQRVMPRPAAQLLAIPLTAQLFCTPVLVLIQPTLPLYSLPANVLASPVVPAITLLGMLAVLALVGAPALAPPLIGSAQWGTRWVARVAEVLSTGPGAAVPWLPGVPGAAAAAVVSLAVLLILAARGPAVAARGRTVGRRRRSSLAAGSPGQRPMAPARARRSRTTAVVLAVLVLCLVAAAVVRVRAGPAAEEWDLAMCDVGQGDGMVLETTPGHALVVDAGPDPDAMDRCLDALHVEVIDALVITHLHDDHYGGVEGVVRGRTLAALYYSSGEDGLPPAVTRAAAASGVAPERLDATTTLDLAPLRVDVLWPTTTADLTEENNASAVLEVEVPAPDRPIRILLTGDLEEDAAAALLGVDAGLADRGVDILKIAHHGARNGGTTLIDALGPRLALISAGQDNEYGHPHPGILDALRRAGIVAARTDELGSFTVDVVGATVEVRPLR from the coding sequence GTGAGCGGGGCGACCCTGCCCGCCACGACCTCCGGCGGCGGATCGGGGCGGGACCGGCCTCCCGGCGCCGTGCCGGACCACGCCGTGCCGAACTACGCCGTGCCGGACCACGCCGTGCCGGACCACGCCCTGCCGGACCACGCCCTGCCGGACGGCACGGCGTCGGACCGCGCCGTGTCGGAGCGGCGGCGCCCCCCGCGCTGGAGAGGCGATCTCAGGCTCGTGCCCTCCGCGGCGGCCGCGTGGATCGCCGCCGCGGCCGCCGTCCACGGCGGAGCGACCGGCGCGACGGCGGCCGGTCTCCTCGCCGCCGCGGCCGGCCTCGTCATCGGGTGCGTGCTCCTCCTGGCGCCTCGCGGGCGGGCGCCCACGGCGGTGGTGGTATCGGTACAGGCCCTCGCCCCGGCCGCCGCGCTGGCGCTCGTCCTGCTGGCCGCGGGCGGCAGCCTCGCCCGGGCCGAATCCGGACCGGTCGACCGCGCGGTGCGGGCCGGGATACCGTTCACCGCGATCCTGCGGATCTCGGGCGAGCCGACGCTCCTGCCGGCCGGTGCCTCCGGTGGCGGCGACCGCTATCTGGTGGACGCCGACGTGATCGGGGGCGTCCTTCAGGGACGACGCTTCGCCGCCACGACGCCGGTCGTGGTCCTTGCTTCGGAGCGGTGGGGCGGCATGGGGACCGGAGACACGGTGCGCGTGCTGGGGACCGCGAAGCCGTCCGACCGTCCCGGCAGGGCGAGGGCCGTCTTCCTGCCCGCCAGTGCACCGAGTGTCGACGAGGCGGGCGGGTGGCTGGGCTACACCGATCGACTGAGGACCCGGTTCCGGGAGCTCTCGCTGCGCGACGGCCGCGACGGAGGACTGCTCCCGGGGATGGCACTCGGTGACAGGACGGGCCTGGACCCGGGCCTGGGGGATGCCATGAGGACGACCGGCCTGACGCACCTGACGGCCGTGAGCGGGGCGAACTGCTCCTACGTCGTGGCCTTCGCCTTCCTGGCCCTGCGTCTCGTGCGCGCCCCGCGGCTGCCGGCGGCCCTGGGCGCCGTGATCGCCCTCGTGGGCTTCGTGCTGCTGGTGCGGCCCGAACCGAGTGTCCTCCGCGCAGCGGTGATGGGCGCCATCGGTGTCGCGGCCGTCCTGTCCGGGCGCGGCAGGGTGTCGCTGACCCTCCTGATGCTGTCCGTCATCGTCCTGCTCGCAGCGGATCCCTGGCTGTCCGTGTCCTACGCCTTCGTGCTGTCGGTCGCCGCGACCCTGGGCCTCGTCACCGCCGGACCCCGGGTGTCGGAGACCCTCCAGCGGGTGATGCCGCGACCCGCCGCCCAGCTGCTGGCGATCCCGCTGACGGCGCAGCTGTTCTGCACGCCCGTCCTCGTGCTGATCCAGCCCACGCTCCCGCTGTACTCACTGCCCGCGAACGTCCTCGCATCGCCCGTGGTCCCCGCGATCACGCTGCTGGGCATGCTCGCCGTCCTGGCGCTCGTCGGTGCACCGGCCCTGGCGCCGCCGCTGATCGGCTCCGCCCAGTGGGGTACGCGGTGGGTGGCCCGCGTGGCGGAGGTGCTGTCCACCGGCCCGGGCGCGGCCGTGCCGTGGCTCCCCGGAGTACCCGGAGCAGCCGCCGCGGCGGTGGTGTCGCTGGCGGTCCTGCTGATCCTGGCAGCCCGGGGACCGGCCGTTGCCGCCCGGGGACGCACCGTCGGCCGCCGGCGACGTTCGTCCCTGGCGGCCGGCTCTCCGGGACAGCGGCCCATGGCTCCCGCGCGGGCCCGCCGCAGCCGGACGACGGCGGTCGTCCTCGCGGTCCTGGTCCTGTGCCTGGTCGCCGCAGCCGTCGTCCGGGTGAGGGCGGGACCCGCGGCAGAGGAGTGGGACCTGGCGATGTGCGACGTCGGCCAGGGGGACGGCATGGTGCTGGAGACGACGCCGGGCCACGCACTGGTCGTCGATGCCGGACCCGACCCGGATGCCATGGACCGCTGCCTGGACGCCCTGCACGTGGAGGTGATCGATGCCCTCGTCATCACCCACCTGCACGACGACCACTACGGCGGCGTCGAGGGCGTCGTCCGCGGACGGACCCTCGCCGCCCTCTACTACTCCAGCGGCGAGGACGGCCTTCCGCCGGCGGTGACCCGGGCGGCGGCCGCGAGCGGCGTCGCCCCGGAGCGGCTGGACGCCACGACGACCCTCGACCTCGCCCCGCTCCGGGTCGACGTCCTCTGGCCCACGACGACGGCGGATCTGACGGAGGAGAACAACGCGAGCGCCGTGCTGGAGGTGGAGGTCCCGGCCCCCGACCGTCCGATCAGGATCCTGCTGACCGGCGACCTCGAGGAGGACGCCGCCGCGGCGCTGCTCGGCGTCGATGCCGGCCTCGCGGACAGGGGGGTCGACATCCTCAAGATCGCCCACCATGGGGCGAGGAACGGGGGCACGACGCTGATCGACGCACTCGGCCCGCGACTGGCGCTCATCTCGGCGGGTCAGGACAACGAGTACGGCCACCCGCATCCGGGCATCCTCGACGCGCTCCGCCGGGCAGGGATCGTGGCGGCCCGAACGGACGAACTGGGGTCCTTCACGGTGGACGTCGTCGGCGCGACCGTCGAAGTCCGCCCGCTCCGATGA
- a CDS encoding helix-hairpin-helix domain-containing protein, with the protein MGKHRWPTAGDAGAPPRRTLPPDEPDGDAVDGHRPACGDDGEPPRPGGVRWRVARSAALVFLGVALAVGAALFLVRSSEPSAAAVSVQLDARPTGPDGDGASDTGSRSAARGTGGADRNAVEEDPSQAEGSSPDGSSLQGGRGGPAAAAGTGAGEAPVIVYVTGAVATPCVITVPAGTRLVEVIERAGGALPEADLEGINLAGIPTDGQHIHLLAVGEEPRPGVGEPPVPAPAGGPGPRTGPDASGADGASPGIIDINTATLAQIETLPGVGPVLGQRIIDWRDEHGPFAQAADVDAVPGIGPALLEGMLPLVTVR; encoded by the coding sequence ATGGGAAAGCACCGATGGCCGACAGCCGGGGACGCCGGGGCGCCGCCGCGCCGCACCCTCCCACCCGACGAGCCCGACGGCGATGCCGTGGATGGTCATCGCCCCGCCTGCGGGGACGACGGCGAACCTCCCCGGCCCGGGGGTGTCCGGTGGCGCGTCGCGCGCTCCGCCGCGCTCGTGTTCCTCGGCGTCGCGCTGGCGGTCGGAGCGGCGCTGTTCCTCGTCCGGAGCTCGGAGCCGTCGGCCGCCGCGGTATCGGTGCAGCTCGACGCCCGTCCCACGGGTCCAGACGGTGACGGTGCGTCGGATACCGGCTCCCGTTCGGCCGCACGGGGTACGGGTGGCGCTGATCGAAACGCTGTGGAGGAGGATCCAAGCCAGGCTGAGGGCTCTTCGCCCGACGGAAGCTCGCTCCAGGGCGGCCGGGGCGGGCCGGCTGCGGCGGCCGGGACGGGCGCAGGGGAGGCCCCGGTGATCGTGTACGTCACCGGGGCGGTGGCGACGCCCTGCGTCATCACGGTTCCTGCCGGCACCCGCCTCGTCGAGGTCATCGAGCGCGCGGGCGGCGCCCTCCCGGAGGCCGACCTCGAAGGGATCAATCTCGCCGGCATCCCGACCGACGGTCAGCACATCCATCTCCTGGCGGTGGGCGAGGAGCCGCGCCCCGGCGTCGGGGAGCCGCCCGTGCCCGCCCCTGCCGGTGGACCGGGACCCCGGACCGGTCCGGACGCCAGCGGTGCCGACGGTGCGTCGCCGGGGATCATCGACATCAACACCGCCACGCTGGCGCAGATCGAGACGCTCCCAGGGGTGGGGCCCGTCCTCGGGCAGCGGATCATCGACTGGCGGGACGAGCACGGCCCCTTCGCCCAGGCCGCCGACGTCGACGCCGTGCCCGGCATCGGTCCCGCGCTGCTCGAGGGGATGCTGCCCCTCGTCACGGTCCGGTGA